The proteins below are encoded in one region of Flammeovirga kamogawensis:
- a CDS encoding sensor histidine kinase → MILLERNYKWLQPVLSISISLILLVFTYWSINSDFDMTKMFSYMSTYLYLLWFNGFVYLSTKFTLFFDKFLPFEKHSSLRLTVELVSLFLMAFIFFYIVMVILNINGAIDEPHVMNKNNTIIGIFHSLVLLLYSSLTITDNFLRKWRTDSLKIEVLKQDKLRAENRALQAQLNPHFLFNSLNVIISEIDHDPKLAKQFALDLSHTYRYVLQSKDVESVTFETEWEAMQAYIHLHQVRLGEGLKVLTSIDELSNQKKIPPLSIQLLLENCFKHNQATLRKPLMITIFSDGNQFSIENNKQPKNKSADTYNIGIQYLKESFKQLDQQTSIYVEENETTFKITIPLIEA, encoded by the coding sequence ATGATTCTTCTAGAAAGGAATTACAAATGGCTACAACCTGTATTAAGCATATCAATTTCATTAATATTATTAGTTTTTACCTATTGGTCAATTAATAGTGATTTTGATATGACAAAAATGTTCAGTTATATGAGCACCTATCTTTATCTACTATGGTTTAATGGTTTTGTATATTTAAGTACAAAATTCACCTTGTTTTTTGACAAGTTTTTACCTTTTGAAAAGCACTCCAGTTTACGGTTAACAGTAGAGTTGGTTTCATTGTTTTTAATGGCCTTTATCTTCTTTTATATAGTGATGGTTATTTTAAATATTAATGGAGCAATTGATGAACCTCACGTAATGAACAAAAACAATACAATAATAGGCATTTTCCATAGTTTGGTTTTGTTGCTTTACAGTTCGCTCACTATTACGGATAACTTCTTAAGAAAATGGAGAACAGACTCTCTAAAAATTGAAGTCTTAAAACAAGATAAATTAAGAGCTGAAAATAGAGCACTTCAAGCACAATTAAATCCTCACTTTCTATTTAATAGTTTAAATGTAATTATTTCTGAAATTGATCATGACCCTAAATTAGCGAAACAATTTGCTTTAGATTTATCTCACACTTATAGATATGTACTACAAAGTAAAGATGTAGAATCAGTTACTTTTGAGACAGAGTGGGAGGCCATGCAAGCATATATCCATTTACATCAAGTTAGATTAGGAGAAGGGTTAAAAGTTTTAACATCAATCGATGAGCTTTCAAATCAAAAGAAAATACCACCTTTAAGCATTCAACTTTTATTAGAAAATTGTTTTAAGCACAATCAAGCTACACTTAGAAAACCTTTAATGATCACAATTTTTTCCGATGGAAATCAATTCAGTATTGAAAATAACAAACAACCAAAAAATAAATCAGCAGATACTTATAATATTGGTATCCAATATTTAAAAGAGAGTTTTAAGCAACTGGATCAGCAAACTTCTATCTATGTAGAAGAAAATGAAACTACTTTTAAAATCACTATTCCATTAATAGAAGCATAG
- a CDS encoding manganese-dependent inorganic pyrophosphatase: MSFQLSFPSNALFVGHKNPDTDCTCTAIAAANLWGGTPIIQGELNPETEFVLAQFKVEKPAFEDDFAGKDVVIVDHNQTTQSAASVVEANILSIIDHHAVQDNFFFQKGPIHIDMRTVASCCTIIADYYKEMNVEISEQMAGVMLGGILSDTLGLTVPHTTDIDREIAAQLAEIAGIDSVEGFANEMLAAKSDLSKYTAAEILNLDYKDFIFGDIKIGFGVCESLLIDKVIAKQEEINAAMIENKKGGYDAIFFAYVDLVTKNSVVVGADDADFAVLEKAFGLTKGDLGITLEGKISRKNDFIPPVSAHYTA; the protein is encoded by the coding sequence ATGAGTTTTCAACTATCTTTTCCTAGTAATGCTTTATTTGTAGGGCATAAAAATCCAGATACAGATTGTACTTGTACTGCTATTGCAGCAGCAAATTTATGGGGAGGTACTCCAATTATTCAAGGAGAATTAAATCCAGAAACAGAATTTGTGTTAGCACAATTTAAAGTTGAAAAACCTGCATTCGAAGATGATTTTGCAGGAAAAGACGTAGTAATTGTTGACCATAACCAAACTACTCAATCTGCTGCATCTGTGGTAGAGGCAAACATTCTTTCTATTATAGATCATCACGCAGTTCAGGATAACTTCTTTTTCCAAAAAGGACCAATCCATATTGATATGCGTACTGTAGCATCTTGCTGTACTATTATTGCAGATTACTACAAAGAAATGAATGTTGAGATTTCTGAGCAAATGGCAGGGGTAATGTTAGGTGGTATTCTTTCTGATACTTTAGGCTTAACAGTGCCACATACAACGGATATTGATAGAGAAATTGCTGCTCAATTAGCAGAAATTGCTGGTATTGATAGCGTTGAAGGTTTTGCCAACGAAATGTTAGCAGCTAAGTCAGACTTGTCTAAATATACTGCAGCAGAAATCTTAAATTTAGATTACAAAGATTTTATTTTCGGAGATATCAAAATTGGTTTTGGTGTTTGTGAAAGCTTATTAATTGATAAAGTTATTGCTAAACAAGAAGAAATTAATGCAGCAATGATAGAAAATAAGAAAGGTGGTTACGACGCTATCTTCTTTGCATATGTAGATTTAGTAACTAAAAACTCTGTAGTTGTTGGTGCTGATGATGCAGACTTTGCTGTTTTAGAAAAAGCATTTGGCCTTACTAAAGGTGATTTAGGTATAACACTTGAAGGAAAAATTTCTCGTAAGAATGATTTTATCCCTCCGGTATCTGCACATTATACTGCTTAA
- a CDS encoding LytR/AlgR family response regulator transcription factor: MKVLIIEDEIPAQRYLKNIIKEIKPKWEFLFPLQSVEEGIEFFKEEEVMPDLIFMDIQLTDGISFEILEKVTIKIPIIFVTAYDEYALRAFQVNSIDYLLKPTSIDAVKVAIERFEEQLNVPLKSEVINEVVQSVKNKEKVYRKRLWAIKSNSLDVALVNDIACFYSENKQTHLLSLQKDKAKVDITMDKLEDELSPKQFFRINRQYIVNVDAVQGIEPFYNSKWVLRLKVDPSIEIVIPKEKVTKFKNWVVD; this comes from the coding sequence ATGAAAGTTCTTATAATTGAAGACGAAATACCTGCACAACGCTACCTCAAGAATATTATTAAAGAAATAAAGCCAAAATGGGAATTCCTTTTTCCTTTACAATCTGTAGAAGAAGGAATAGAATTCTTTAAAGAAGAGGAGGTTATGCCTGACTTGATATTTATGGATATCCAACTTACAGATGGAATAAGTTTTGAAATTTTAGAAAAAGTCACAATCAAAATACCTATCATATTTGTAACTGCATATGATGAGTACGCTTTAAGGGCTTTTCAAGTAAACAGTATAGATTATTTATTAAAACCAACTTCTATTGATGCTGTAAAAGTTGCCATTGAAAGGTTTGAAGAACAACTTAATGTGCCTTTAAAAAGTGAGGTTATTAATGAGGTTGTTCAATCAGTTAAAAATAAAGAAAAAGTTTATAGAAAACGTCTATGGGCAATTAAATCAAATAGTTTAGATGTAGCACTTGTGAATGATATTGCTTGCTTTTATTCAGAAAATAAGCAAACACATTTATTGTCATTACAGAAGGATAAAGCCAAGGTAGATATTACAATGGATAAACTTGAAGATGAATTATCGCCAAAGCAATTTTTTAGAATAAACAGACAATATATTGTTAATGTAGATGCAGTGCAGGGGATAGAACCTTTCTACAATAGTAAATGGGTATTGCGTTTAAAGGTTGATCCCTCTATTGAAATCGTTATTCCTAAAGAGAAAGTAACAAAATTTAAAAACTGGGTAGTGGATTAA
- a CDS encoding TolC family protein, with the protein MTLFKQIMSAIVLVFLLGDVYAQANDPYLGEYRKDALAHEQYVKIAENKVEIRHKNYKAAAADLLPKISASADYWYIQNPLLMTLPDDNRLGELSGMSLGQGANNQYGLYTTLTQPIYRGGMLKEKQKRAEVRERMSYDELQITKQDIVLATDLQYWQSVAQKELVYAMYNYRDDLTRISNLVAHKVEVGTLNKSDYLMTEVRVNRAELAVIQAENDLKIYSMSLNRLLGKEFEEALPLSDSIVLETFFVPTLDQKVRPEYTLAEHKLKSSIHELNMVKSTYKMQLSGVATGSYSSPGYDFTPGALPNIQLGMTLSIPIYQGRKKHQIIGAQQIRLQNRELELERTQEILNLEIAQKKVAWQNSIKETDLAKTSVDKAKENALAMEERFDEGMIDILEVIDSQLYLEQAVIEFIQSKLKTQVQWTHYLRAMGHLSIN; encoded by the coding sequence ATGACGTTATTCAAGCAAATAATGAGTGCCATAGTTTTGGTATTCCTTTTAGGAGATGTTTATGCTCAAGCCAACGATCCCTATTTAGGGGAATATAGAAAAGATGCATTAGCTCACGAGCAGTATGTGAAAATAGCAGAGAATAAAGTAGAAATTAGACATAAGAATTACAAAGCTGCAGCAGCAGACCTTCTTCCTAAAATTTCAGCCTCTGCAGATTATTGGTATATTCAGAACCCATTATTAATGACACTTCCAGATGATAATAGGCTAGGAGAATTATCGGGGATGTCTTTAGGGCAGGGTGCAAATAACCAATATGGATTGTATACCACTTTAACTCAACCTATTTATAGAGGAGGTATGTTAAAGGAGAAACAAAAAAGAGCAGAAGTAAGAGAGCGTATGTCTTATGACGAATTACAAATTACTAAGCAGGATATTGTATTAGCTACAGATTTACAGTATTGGCAATCTGTAGCTCAGAAAGAGTTAGTTTATGCAATGTATAATTACAGAGATGATTTAACTAGAATCTCTAATTTGGTAGCCCATAAAGTAGAAGTAGGTACATTAAATAAAAGTGATTATTTAATGACAGAGGTACGAGTTAACCGTGCAGAACTTGCCGTTATTCAAGCAGAAAATGATTTGAAAATATATAGTATGTCTTTAAATAGACTTCTCGGAAAGGAATTTGAAGAGGCTTTACCTTTAAGTGATTCTATTGTTCTAGAAACCTTTTTTGTACCTACTCTAGATCAAAAAGTACGTCCGGAGTACACATTAGCAGAGCACAAACTTAAAAGTAGTATACATGAATTAAACATGGTGAAAAGTACTTATAAAATGCAACTAAGTGGTGTCGCTACAGGTTCTTATTCATCACCTGGTTACGATTTTACTCCAGGAGCCTTACCAAATATTCAATTAGGAATGACACTCAGTATCCCTATTTATCAAGGAAGAAAGAAACATCAGATAATTGGAGCACAACAAATAAGGTTACAGAATAGAGAACTTGAATTAGAACGCACTCAAGAAATACTTAATTTAGAAATTGCACAAAAAAAAGTGGCTTGGCAAAATAGTATTAAAGAAACTGATCTAGCCAAAACCTCTGTAGATAAAGCTAAAGAAAATGCATTGGCTATGGAAGAACGTTTTGATGAAGGAATGATAGATATTTTAGAAGTAATCGATTCGCAATTGTATTTAGAACAGGCAGTAATTGAATTTATTCAAAGTAAATTAAAAACTCAGGTACAATGGACACATTACCTACGTGCCATGGGTCATCTTTCAATTAACTAG